The genomic region AAATCCCTGCATACAAACAAATTTCCCCATCATTAGCAATATTGATGAATCGATATTAGCATTAATTCTTGTTTAGAACACACAAATATCGGACACTCACAGTTGGGGAGGGTATCCCAGCTTTTAGATAAACAGGATTAACCGAAATAACCTCAGAGTTCATAGCTTCCCCAGATTTAACAATATCAAATTGACTCTCCCTAAACTTAGTAATAACTTCCACACTCTTCATCAGATTCTCCATTGCTCCATTATCATACAATCTAGAACCATGCCCAGGATCTCCTGTAGCCTTTATTATAAGTCCCCATGGTGACCTATCAGCATAAAACACTCTAAACTCTTCGCCAGTAGAAGCCTGCCCTTCATCCAAAACGAACCCAACATTCAAATCCTCAAACTCTTTGGACTCAGCGAACTTAGCACTCCCATCAAACCCTCCAATTTCTTCATCAGGGACATAAGAAATATGAACAGTTCGCGAAGGAGTAAAGCCGTTAGCCTTGAGGTTGCGAATGGCTTCCAAGTATTGCATAGCGATGCACTTGTCATCTTGAGCACCGCGCGCGTAGATTTTACCGTCAGGGGCGAGAGTGGCGGAGAAAGGAGGGTAGATCCATTTGGAAGGTTCAGCCGGAACGGAATCGAGGTGCGAATTGAAGAGAACTGAGGGAAGAAAAGGGTTGGAGCCAGGCCATGTTAGAAGGAGAAGTGGTTTAGAAGGGGTGAATTCAAGGGTTCGGGCATGAAGTCCAATGGCGTTGGCTTGGGATATGAGGAAAGAGATGGGGTCAGCGTAGCTTGGATTGGGATGAGCGGTGTTGAATTGAAGGTAACGAAGGAATCGAGCTATGGGAGTGTCTTCTTGGGAATGAACTgggaagaagaggaagaagaagagtacAAGAAGGCGAAGACTGGGCATAGTTTTGGCACTCGAAGCGTGGAGACTGCCAAGTGAAGTGAAACTGGTAGTGGCAAAGGTCCccaaaaaagttttatttagttAACTAGCTGTACTTTCTGATCCATGTTTTTTCTTGCAACATTTGACTTTCGATGCGTACTTCAGTGTTGTTAGAATTGGGCAATTTTACCCAGAcccaacaaaataaataaataattacaaaaataactcTTGTTAAAAAACAATCACCtaaattaacttaaatgaaCAATATTAGAAGATAATAGACAGTAAATGGCCGGCACCCACAATATCTCTTACACAATCATTGTCTCATAATTGTGTCAAGgagtaaaagaaataattttttttgggttttggacATTCCATGGCCAGTACCCCTTTatcagattaaaaaaaatttagattttagacACCCTATAGGTAACACcccttttatcaatttttttaaaaaattaggttttggACACCCCATGGCCGGCACcccttttatcaatttaaaaagaaaattgggttttgGACACCCTATGGCCAACACcccttttatcaatttttaaaaaaataggttttgGACACCCCATGGCCGACACctccattaaaaaaataaatataaatttggtGTCGACCTTTTCTTTGCCTACACTAGTAGCATATATATATGGATGCTTTTTGGGTTGTGGTATTGTAAGTAGAGGGAAAAAATTTGTTGAGGGTATCCTGCTGAAGAAAAGACTATTATAGTTACTCATCTTCTGGTATGCAAATAATATCACACTGTATGGTTAGAAACCTTGCGCCCATCTTTCTAGGTTGTTAACTCATCTTAAATTGTTTGCATATCAAATTAGGAGTAATTGTAATGTATATATGCGAAGTAGTGGATCCATTGATTGTTTGGGGAATGTACCATCAAATGGAGATATTGATTATTGGGGTTGAATTATATATTGTCATGTGTTAATAGAGTTAAATTATATACTATCACGAGAACCATAAAGATTATACCATCAAAGGGCAGAGATactgataaattttatatcggcactttaaaatatttgttttttatttataaatcaatttggttttgtattattatttgtttgaattttatattttttactcattaatgcaaacaaataattatgttaaaaattcattttacgTTTTGCAAAAATAGttacaaaacaaataattacaaaaaatcaaaattgtgtGGACTCAGACGTTGTCGCTAACCCCAGCGTGTAACGGTCGGGCTGTTTCCATCGAGAAGGTAGTGCACCTTCATGTGGCGATTGATAGTTGCTTAAACCAGCCTCCAGTGTTCCTACAAGTGCACTAAAGAAACTGGTATAATCGCATGCCCCATCATCGGGGATGATGGGGTATTACGATACCGAAGGTGCTGAGCTGAAGATATCCTCAATGGTAGGTGCTTGCCGTTCAAGCTCCGAGTGGTATGAGTATAGTCTAGAGTGTGTCGAATATTGAGGCTTAGGGTTGGAGTCCACGCCAAATATGTCCTCGAAAGACGGTGGTTGTTGTTGGGGATGGGAAGGGTGTGAGTACAATCCGAATGGGAATATTGGGGCTTGGGATCAAGGATTGAGTCAGATTGGGTGTTCTCAGACGGTGGAACTTGGTTACGGCGCAATTGGGTTTCCTTCCCTTACCATTGAGACCCCTACGATTGCGCGTGTTGCGGGACCACCATGTACTGACCATTATATATAAAGGGCTTCCCATTCTCCATGTACCAAGTTGCATACTCAAACGACGATATTAACCCTTTGGTACAGACATGTAAGGGGTCATCTCTCATGTCGGGTTTTCCACAAAATGATGTATGATGCATGTTCGGTAGCCCAATTTTTGGTGTCTTTACCCTTTTTATATATCCCATAAGCGTATTTGAAGTCTCATAGACGGTCTGAGATATGTTGAAATCACTTAAACTGTTTTAAAACCCTATTTGCATTGTGTCACTCgaccatattaaaattaatcaacgGGACATTGGTTACGAACACTAGTTGCTGGTCGTGGACTCATAATGGTATGACCGCTGCAACGTCTGGCCCCGAATACAGCACCCATAGAAACTGCATAGTATtgactatttatatattaagtaaatttattccaaatgttataataagaaaaaaaaatttttaagttttcctatgAATGAGCCTTGATCATTTGGCGATATATAGGCACTGTGTACGATCTCACAATTGCCAGTATTGTCGCCCATCtagaaaatatattcaaattttttagtaTAGTTGGCACTCAATAAGTACAAtagtattgaaaaaaaaattaaaatcatttttttccaCCTATTAACAAATGGCTACACAGGTGGTTGGTGGCTCATTAATACTAGAAATGACATCCGATATAATGCCCACGACTACAAAAGAAGGCAACAACAGACAATGTCCTTCGTATTTGGCTTTGTCCCTCGACAAAGCTCGCGGTATAACATCACCAAAATTGCAGACCCCCAATTGTAAGCCTCGACATTATGGAGATCTTCGTGTAATAGGAGGTACATAATGTAGACTTTATTTTGATTGGCATTCAGTATTAGTACCCCACCTATCAATTGTAGAATATACACTTGAGCAATGTAAACAATGTTGGACTCCATTAGGTTACTCGGTAGAGTTTTGAAAATCTCAAACCGATTAATCTTATATTATCATCATCAGAAGGGGGAATCTCCCAAGTAGTATTTCGCAAGTGGCCTAAGGATCGATCACTTTACCAGGCCTAATGAGCATAAGCCCTTCAACAAATAGCCCCAACTGGACTGATACGTCCTGCAACGTGATAGTGCACTCCCCACGCGAGAGGTGGAAAATGTGGGTCTTTAGGCGCCATCGTTCCACTAGCGTAGATATCAAATCCAACCTTAGGTTGAAAATCTTGATGAATGTCGTTGTGCCAATCCCGACGACATTCAAGTACAACACAATCCTATGATCGGGAAAATGTCCCGGATCATGGATTCGAGGCCTCAACTTCCAGTACCCATCTTGCACAAATAAAACCTATAtcatttatttctcaaaaataaattttaatacataatgaattatttttttaagcaGTCAAATAGATTTACTATAGaaacaattttattaagttaattatatGGTCTTTAATATCGAATAAATTTTAATCGGATCACATTTACCGTATGTTAACAAACTCTACTATGTGGTCTTTAATATCGAGAAGAGGATTTATTCTGGTATCtgcaaaaaatcaaataatttatcaCGCAGGATACTAAATATcaataagtaatttaaaaaacaaccatttatattaaaaacatgttaacaTAACTTACACCTTTTATCTAGggaaaaataactttttaaaaaattctccaGTGAACAGTGGTCGACCGATCGGCGGTGGGCAACGATGCTTGCGGTGGTGGCTTTGTGCTAGATGGGTGGGGGACCATTAAGGGTTTAAATAGTGGGGGACTATTGGGGGTTTaagaagaaaggagaaaaaaaaggaacagTGACGTGTGACTGACGGGTACATCGATGTCAGGTGGCATGCCGCTGCCATCCACCTGTAGTTCTGCATTGGCCTACCACCCGATGTCGATGCGACCCGATGGTCACACGTCattattccattttttttcttctttctttctttcttatttcatGCGTATTgtcccattttttttctttctttctccttctTCCTCCACGCacttctcatttttttaaataataaaaaagtatattcattcttttattttttgttttgtactaataaaaatatttattaatgtttaaaatttaaaattatagtaacaaaattttattaattttttccccTTTAACACTATAACTTGtagttaattattttctttctccttttaattacttatttttatcataaaattgttttgtttattaattttgtaaaaaataacactagcaatttttcaattaataaaaaacattgatttttattagtttttcaacattaaattttctttaaaataattttttttcaaattttataaaactttgtttattttccaACATTAAACTAATGATATTTGTTGTGATTCAAACTTTATCCTCAAGTGATATACAAAAAATCCAACAACAAATATGGACTAAAAGCGATTCTGAGataaataattgatttatagagacaaaaaaattgatatataaatacaaaaaataacatgaatcatgaaaaaaataatcacaaaaaaaatttattcatcaTATTCCAATCCAACATTAGGAAAAGATTGACCAGCACATTGACCGGCACAATAGACACAATGTGGGCAAGTAGATCGGTTGTGGACCGATGTTCGACACACTCCGCAATGTTTGGGTTTGTCTGTCTCCCTGACATCTATGTCATCACGAATCCTCATCATATGTAGTTGACCTTTAGGATGTCTATGGAGACTGCAGTCTGGCAGCACCTCGAAAATAGGCGGTGGTACTTTCTAGTTTGAGACATCCAACATCATGCGAAACAAGTTTCCCATGATACGCAATGTGCGTTGCAGCATGTAGACTTCGTCTATGAATTGTTTGACATTTAGATTACCTTTCGCACACACTACGTGGACATGCACACAAAGATATCGAAGGCTTTGGAACTTTTCGCACTCGCAGCGCCTGTTTCGTTGATCAACTATATAGGATCTCAGCGAAAGTCCCGAACGATGATCGATGTATTCTTGAACTCGAAAAGACTCCGAGTCGTGGGAATACAATTCTGCATTCATCTTCTATGCCCTCTAAGCATTGATTGTCATAGCCTTTTAGACGTCCTCAACGTACTCATGCTCGACCTCTATCTGTTTTACTTGTTTCAACCCTGTCCTTAACACCAACGTGGCAAGCCTATAGAACATTCTCGagaaaacaatagaaattgGCAAATGACGTGTACGCCTCAAGTTGAAGTTAACCGCCTCTACGAGGTTAGTCGTCATATGACCATAACGAAACCTATCATTATAACTTTGAGACCACTATTAATGTTCCATCTTACCCAACCACTGCCACAAATTAACTGGTAACCTCGTCATTTGGGCCTCAAGCCTTATGAGCCTTTACTTGAATCATCGTGGTTCTAGCTTgtactagacctgtccatgggccgggccgggccgggcccacaaaaaaatttcagcccgtttactaggcccgggcccggcccgaaatatgggcttgagattttgcccaggcccggcccgaagaAAAAACATGGGGCCGAGCCGAGCCTGCCCCccgttttaattaaaattaaaattaaaatgattttttaataaaattaaaactaattgttattaaaattaattgttagtaaaattatcaaattgttaattgtattaattgttgtaataaaatctaacatttgattagtaaatttatcaaattattaattgtattaattgtattaattgttgtaataaaatctaacatttgattagtaaatttatcaaattattaattgtattaattgtattaattgttgtaacaaaatctaacatttgattagtaaaacaaacttgatattttattattattattttgtaacactagttaaggaaatgaaagtaaataaacttaaaataaaaaactattatattttaaaaataaaaaatatatatatttaatatttttcgggccgggccgggccgagcccgggctaaaaaaatcttgcccgaggcccggcccattttttaaacgggcctaaaattttgcccaagcccatatttcgggcctatatttttacccgacggcccgcccggcccatggacaggtctagctTGTACCTTACTTAtgcaattttgaaataaaatattaaaaatcaaataagaacagataaattttgaagaaagagttttaaaaaataaaaactaaaaaattctaaaaaatattttaaaaatttacaaattgataaattttataaaaatattaataaaaaataagaactgataatttttgaaaacatattttaaaaaaatatgatctgataaaattttcaaaaagattaaaaataaaatatgaatgtataaattttcgaacaaaattttttaCCCATGTTCACGATTTCTTTGCGCCAGtccttatttttgaaatgtttgtgGAAGTTTACAGCGATGTGTTGGATGCAATAAACAGACCTCCACGTAACCTCCGAACACATTATTGCAACCAGTAGACCCTTCGATCTGTCAGAGATAATGCAAACGTTGTCTTACCTAACAACATGCCTCCGCAGATTTGTTAGGAAAAATTTCTAAGACTCGAAGTTTTTTCCTTCCACGATGGTGAAGGCAGTAGGAAGTACATTCAGTTTGTCATCTTGTGCAACCACAATCATGAGCATTTGCGTATATTTATGATAGAGTCATGTACCATCCACCTGCACCAACGACTTGCAGTGGGGGAAAATCCTAACACATGACTCGAACATCCAAAACAATCGGTGGAAAAACTTGTTTCCTTGGTTGTATTTCGCCGTCCGGGACTCTATGCGGCAAAGTTTGCAAATTAGTCACATTACTTGGCATATACTCCTGCATTATGGATATCCACCCTTCAAGTTCGTTGTATGATGCATCCCAATCACTATACAACTACTCCGTCGCCATTTTTTTTGCCCACCATACTTTCCGTAGGAAACATAGTACTTGAATCATGCTTGCATGTCTACAATAAAGATTGATACAGGGATGGTGGGCATGCCTTTCCCCAACAGCATGATGTAGTTGTATATAGTTTTTGCATCCAATTTTCGATGATCTTGTGTCATACGAGCGATCATGCATGTGTAAAGCCCTTCTATTTTCTTGACTGTCTACATTCGAGTTTGCAACTTTAAAGCAGCCCGAACATGCCAGTTACAACCACTTTCGTATTTCCAACATTCTCTAACGTATAAAGACTATGTAGGCTTCACGACTTTGTAGTCGACAAATAACTTCAAGCTATATTGCTTTATTTGCGTGTACACAATCttttttgttattgaattgTTGTCCTACGAACAACTCTTCAGCGTCTGATTCTTCCTATAGAGCAATGACTATATCTGGATATTCGGGGAACTCACGTGCATGCGCCGCATCAGGATCTAACTTCAACATGGAGGCCCCTGGATTATTACGGATAGCTATACCAAATCTCGTGTTCCCAATCGAATTGGGGTTCAGTTCAACACCCTCCACCACGCCTTCATCATCTATATCTTCAGGGTTCTCATCCAAATCGAGGTCACTAAAATCTTCATTATTACTGTGGAACTGATCTTCATTATCGGACCCTTCATCACCATCTGGTATTAGGGGTGTTGAAATGGTTAACCGATCGATTAACTGAACCGAATTAGTATTAACCGAATTAAACGAactttttaatcctttaactattaaccaaaccaaaattttttcaaaaaaaattaaccgaaccaaaatatttcggttaattcggtcggttaactgaaatttatattttttattaaaacaagtataaaacatatcaaaaaataattttataatgttcatttgactggattaactaaattaataatagccTAATACATAtaagatataatattatttattaagttcggttaatttgattaattaaccGATTTCGAACCAAATTAACTGTTAACCGAAGTTCCAAAAAACTTTTAACCGACCTCCGACCAAACTagatcggttaaccgaattagatTGGTTTCGGTTGATTAATTCTGTTTTAACCGAAGTTTGAATACCTCTATCTGGTATGGTGGCCAACACCTCTAGATGAATCTCTAAACAAGGTCTTGGGATTGGGATGTTATACGAACATCCATCGTAGTTCAGATTTTTAGGAGTTTGCATTGAACCACCAAGCTCGACTGATCTTCCCAACAAACATTAAGATCAAAATCAAATCTAGAGCACGAATTTACTGGAATTACAACTTGAACGGGTTTAGAACCAGCTATCTTTGCGAACAACTCAACCGAACTTGGATTCTTGAGCTCGGGGGGGGGCAATAAATTGCGATTATTGTGCCtagatcatcatcatcttcaagctcCATTTCCAAGAACTTGAGTGGATCcattgaaattggaaatttataaaacaatctTAACATTTGCTTCCCACAATAGGTAGTTATCTCTGTACTAATCTTCTGTTTCAATTCCGTCAGCAAAACACGCTTGTTGAATCTCATTCCAATTTTTTGGCAACTTTGAAATACACAACCTTCTTCAGttatatttatcatttctcCCCCAAAATGAACATAAACTAACAAAGTTTGAGAACTCATGCTCAACAATATTTGCTTCCTCCTCAACAAAATACGAATATATgactatttttgttattcaactgataaagccaaaaaaaaatctcaaatagaAGTcagtatattttttttaattctagaaAAGGGGTGTCGGGCATCAGTGTCACAAcacccccccaaaaaaaatttcaacactaTAAAAGGGGTACCAACCATCAATGTCCCAAAATccaattttttcttaatatgATAAAAGGGTGCCGACCATGGGGTgtccaaaacccaaaaaaaaattatacagaaAAGAGATGTCGGCCATTAGTGTCCCAacaccctaaattttttttaaatattggtaTAAAATGAATACTAGTATGATATATATCTGATGTCCAAAACCCAAAAGATTATTCTTTTACTCCCTCACACAATCATGAGGCAATGATTGTGACAGTGTGGGTGCCAAGTATTGTTCATTTCGGGCCATTTGGGTGATTGTTTTTTAACATGGATCATTGTTGCTAGATGGATAAAACAGCCTTaaaattggattgatttaatgGTAAATTAATTAGTATGTTGGTTTGAATAAaggaattgaataaataatttaataaaaatttgattgaatattttttattttaaattgtttatttacttattattaaattagctATTGagttgattaaattaaaaatagatgatttggtctaatttttaaaaatacatgtgtaaaaaattgtgtaattattgctttttgtagtatataatttgaattaaatgttatataatttaatttaatattgaaaatagaagAGTAATATATCAAGATAcatttatatgaaaaagaaaacaaattaaggAGCCCAAAAGAGCTCACCTTTGGTCACCAATTCAGCGTCAAAATCAGACCCAGGCTCCTAAATGAATGTTCGATCCAAGTCTTGAAATGATTCTGGGCTATACATCAAGCTTGGGCAACCAGCCATGACCCATGAGCCTATCCATTAAGATTTTCTACTTACGAAAAATTTACTAGAATCTAAACCAAATAGCACGAATTATAATTTGAGTCAATATCTAACAACCAAACCACCACTAAAAAAAGATTATCTcctcaaattaaattttgaaaaattgcaCTAGTTAATCATTATAGATGCAAATTTAATAGTTAAGCACGttaatgattttgttttgttgGGACAAAATCGAACCCCACAAAATACATGAAAGCACAATTAGTATTCTTTCACTCTTGAAAAATTAGATCGATAATTAAGGCAAACTCAATAACAATCGATGCAAAAAAATCACAATAttacaagtaaaaataataaatcgaGACATGCAATTTTTACTTGCAAGCTCTTTTTAAAACAAAGGGTAAAACCACGGAACTTTGAAAGTCCACTAAAAATTTCACTGTTATCAAAATCTTGCTACAAGATCACAACCAAGCTAATAAAGAGTATACAACTCAAACAAGGCTATCACAAATAATCTCAAGCAAACTTTAAgagaaaagttgaaaatattaCCAAAAAGGGACTGACTTTGAAAGTCGAAAATCAAAAGCTACAGTATCCCCTCCAAGCGAAAATCAAACCATACACATTAAAGATTTTCGAGTTTACTAGCTACCTTAAAAAAAGTAGCTCCAACTAACACCAAATGGACCTCCGATCGAAGAAAatataaaggtttttttttttaaattgttctctcctgcttttctcttttttttttctttgacttGCAGCGCACACactctctgtttttttttagcAACCCCACGAACTATATATATGTAGGGCACATATGGAAGTGGGCTCTAAATAGTGAGACCATCCACGACCTAACAAATCTTCCCCTCCCACTATGTGAGAATGTTCGTCATACTAGCAATCGAGCAACAAGTTTCAGACTTCCCTCTTAATAAGGCCTTGGTCAATATATCTacactagaggtgttcatgggtcgggaCGGGCCGGGCCaaactcaactaaaaatttaggcccattgGCTAGGCCCAGACTCGAAAAATGGGcataaaattttgcccaagctcgactcggataaaaatgctaaaacctgGGCCCTACCTGACCCgcctgtattaattttttatattaattttatataatttttaaatatatttaatacatcaaaaatactaaaaatatcaaaataaatatttcccaacaaattgaaaatgaaatttaaaaaatatgtatacttaaataacactaagatagatgcaacttaacaaacaaatgcctctaaaataataacaaaattaacaaatgcctttaaataataacaaaattaacaataaaataagttttatacaatatccaaataataacaacaaaatagtagcaacataatagtaaaatggtagcaaaataggggaaaaaaacaagaaaataacattaaaaaacaaaaaaagaacatttttttgtcctttagtgaattcgggccgggccaggccgagctcgggccaa from Gossypium raimondii isolate GPD5lz chromosome 1, ASM2569854v1, whole genome shotgun sequence harbors:
- the LOC105786149 gene encoding uncharacterized protein LOC105786149, which produces MPSLRLLVLFFFLFFPVHSQEDTPIARFLRYLQFNTAHPNPSYADPISFLISQANAIGLHARTLEFTPSKPLLLLTWPGSNPFLPSVLFNSHLDSVPAEPSKWIYPPFSATLAPDGKIYARGAQDDKCIAMQYLEAIRNLKANGFTPSRTVHISYVPDEEIGGFDGSAKFAESKEFEDLNVGFVLDEGQASTGEEFRVFYADRSPWGLIIKATGDPGHGSRLYDNGAMENLMKSVEVITKFRESQFDIVKSGEAMNSEVISVNPVYLKAGIPSPTGFVMNMQPSEAEAGFDLRLPPTADPDLIKKRIAEEWAPARRNMTYELIEKGPIRDYLDRPLMTLTNDSNPWWPVFKQAIEAAGGKLSRPEILASTTDARFMRQRGIPTLGFSPMTNTPILLHDHNEFLKDTVYLRGIEVYESVISSLSSFKGESY